A genomic window from Cytobacillus suaedae includes:
- a CDS encoding ABC transporter ATP-binding protein: MLTVRNLNKTIEGQKVLEDISFTIGKGSIVGLVGRNGVGKTTLLRSLVGILDPEQGEVLYEEENIALKPEVKRSIAYVPDSTASFNGYSVKELIRLYKAIYPDFQEELFYKHMKEFKLPSNRKVRSFSKGMKALLFIILAISTKAKLIILDEPTNGLDAIVKRQVLQFLIGEVSENELSILISTHHLDELEKIADTIMMMKDGKIETILTMDNAKEQFKKVQVVFKGEFPEPIRDLKNIDRISQIGRVHTILIKGDTDKTLQQFNAFNPLLLEELPMTLEDMFISALGGDDFEGN; the protein is encoded by the coding sequence ATGCTAACGGTAAGGAATCTAAATAAAACTATTGAAGGGCAAAAGGTCCTTGAAGATATTTCTTTTACGATTGGGAAAGGATCGATTGTTGGTCTCGTTGGTAGAAATGGTGTTGGTAAAACGACATTACTTAGAAGCCTCGTCGGCATCCTGGACCCTGAGCAAGGTGAAGTGTTATATGAAGAGGAAAATATTGCACTAAAGCCCGAAGTAAAGCGCTCGATTGCTTATGTTCCTGATTCAACAGCTTCTTTTAATGGCTATAGTGTGAAGGAGTTAATACGTCTCTATAAAGCGATCTATCCGGATTTCCAGGAAGAACTATTTTACAAACATATGAAGGAATTTAAGCTGCCTTCTAACCGGAAAGTAAGAAGTTTTTCAAAAGGAATGAAGGCATTATTGTTTATCATTCTAGCGATCTCAACAAAGGCGAAGTTGATTATTCTTGATGAACCAACAAATGGACTTGATGCCATTGTAAAAAGACAAGTGCTTCAGTTTTTAATTGGTGAGGTTTCTGAAAATGAGCTTTCTATCTTAATATCAACTCACCATTTAGATGAACTTGAAAAAATTGCCGATACAATCATGATGATGAAGGATGGAAAAATAGAAACAATTCTTACGATGGACAATGCTAAAGAGCAATTTAAAAAGGTCCAAGTCGTTTTTAAAGGAGAGTTTCCAGAGCCTATTCGAGACTTAAAGAACATTGATCGAATCAGTCAAATCGGTCGGGTTCATACGATTTTAATCAAAGGGGATACGGATAAAACGCTACAGCAATTCAATGCTTTTAATCCACTATTACTAGAAGAACTACCAATGACATTAGAAGATATGTTTATCTCGGCGTTAGGAGGGGATGACTTTGAAGGGAACTAA
- a CDS encoding ABC transporter permease subunit, with product MKGTKGLWMKEYKQSKFLLWAFWLVSLYIPIKLFGEIQNYERHLRHLQEDGPKETYFHYYFNYIDVSLILTLIVLILACTMIGLERTNQSMDFTLSLPFKRQTIMLTKWYLGVVHIVSAILVSITITTLLLSNSGLTEYVGIDIFWYFGLVNILVLVGIFTFTMAIGFLGASVISQSVFSVIFLLFPAGIMVLVNEFLSYHSEALRIGHFYLGHDVYTFFENLSFPLQLILIEQRINGAVHGNSYGPNELTFLPLLIPIIVTIVALGLVLLLSKNMKSESNGKIVVNEKFIPILKIGVFVCFYMLGGAILPSFVHSYNEVPNVITYHIGGLILALIVSFIVSKLLGSRFLLGRRS from the coding sequence TTGAAGGGAACTAAAGGTTTATGGATGAAGGAATACAAGCAATCTAAATTTTTATTATGGGCTTTTTGGTTAGTATCCTTATATATTCCGATAAAACTATTTGGAGAGATTCAGAACTATGAGAGACATTTAAGGCATTTACAGGAAGACGGTCCAAAAGAGACTTACTTCCACTATTATTTTAATTATATAGATGTCTCATTGATTCTTACTCTAATTGTTCTCATTTTAGCATGTACGATGATTGGGTTAGAAAGAACAAATCAAAGTATGGATTTTACACTATCACTGCCTTTCAAAAGGCAGACCATTATGCTGACAAAGTGGTACTTAGGTGTCGTTCATATTGTTTCAGCTATTCTTGTTTCAATTACCATCACTACCCTTCTGTTAAGTAATTCGGGGCTTACTGAGTATGTGGGTATAGATATTTTTTGGTACTTTGGTTTGGTGAATATTTTAGTTTTAGTTGGAATCTTTACCTTTACAATGGCGATCGGTTTCTTGGGAGCAAGTGTTATTTCCCAATCCGTATTTAGTGTTATATTTTTACTGTTTCCAGCGGGAATTATGGTGTTAGTGAATGAATTTTTATCATACCATTCAGAGGCACTTAGAATAGGCCATTTTTATCTTGGGCATGATGTTTACACTTTTTTTGAAAATTTAAGCTTTCCACTTCAATTAATTCTAATTGAACAAAGAATTAATGGGGCTGTTCATGGTAATTCCTATGGACCTAATGAACTAACATTCCTACCATTGCTAATTCCGATTATTGTAACAATTGTAGCTCTCGGGTTGGTTTTATTATTATCTAAAAATATGAAAAGTGAAAGCAATGGAAAAATTGTTGTTAATGAAAAGTTCATACCAATCTTAAAAATAGGAGTTTTTGTTTGTTTTTATATGCTTGGAGGAGCCATTTTACCATCATTTGTACATTCGTATAACGAAGTACCGAATGTAATCACATACCATATCGGTGGATTAATTCTGGCTCTTATTGTCTCATTCATTGTTTCAAAATTACTAGGTTCTAGGTTTTTACTAGGAAGAAGGAGTTAA
- a CDS encoding ABC transporter ATP-binding protein, producing MIELKKVSHDFEIGKKGNKTIIPVLRDISFHVKQGEIVTVVGRSGSGKSTLLNLISGFIRPKEGEITINRARVSDFNEAKFAEFRLQNVGFIFQSFQLIPSMTAFQNVELPLILKGVAEGERKKKTEEMLKKVGLLQFAEHYPSELSGGQQQRVSIARALIVNPPLILADEPTGSLDSETEEELLDFIKELNRELGITFLIITHDEKVAKVGHRTIEIGDGRITNEMVAV from the coding sequence ATGATTGAGTTAAAAAAAGTGAGTCACGATTTTGAGATTGGAAAAAAAGGAAATAAAACGATTATCCCGGTATTACGTGATATTTCCTTTCATGTAAAGCAGGGAGAAATTGTAACTGTGGTTGGGCGAAGCGGCTCAGGTAAGTCGACACTTCTCAATTTAATTAGTGGTTTTATTCGCCCTAAAGAAGGTGAAATTACAATAAATCGAGCAAGAGTATCAGATTTTAATGAAGCAAAGTTTGCGGAATTTAGACTTCAGAATGTAGGGTTTATTTTTCAGAGCTTTCAATTAATCCCAAGTATGACGGCTTTTCAAAATGTTGAGTTGCCTCTTATTTTAAAAGGCGTAGCGGAGGGTGAACGTAAGAAAAAGACGGAGGAGATGTTAAAAAAGGTAGGCTTACTCCAGTTTGCAGAGCATTATCCGAGTGAATTATCTGGTGGGCAACAGCAACGGGTTAGTATTGCTAGAGCCTTAATTGTGAATCCACCGCTTATTTTAGCAGACGAACCAACAGGAAGTTTAGACAGTGAAACAGAAGAGGAACTACTAGATTTTATTAAAGAATTAAACCGTGAGTTGGGAATTACTTTTTTAATTATTACTCATGACGAAAAAGTAGCAAAGGTTGGCCATCGTACGATTGAAATTGGAGATGGTAGGATCACGAATGAGATGGTGGCGGTATGA
- a CDS encoding ABC transporter permease, protein MKFKDQFQFVRQNMKKNKTRIFMTILATAMGCTFLIVLASVGFGLHKSIVKDVTEQRMVTQIDIYGKEEPEKGYRQISDQDIDYFENIENVKAVTRRTTLQQSGAYEIDGYKTDAQALVAHMPSELAAGFELSEGRLPESDNEIVVGYDFVQFLTPNDLSPEEVFDETGKVKEEYKYPNSLLGKEVQLTVFQNIEGKEVQEVFPLTVVGVGVNPTREWALDRNVFISEAMLTKIEEFTGTPNGMVNPPDGSGIPAPVFSEERSYDEVKIYAKNMEAIEGITEQLEAKHYGAYSVVSELKQVNMLFNIMKAGLIFIGTIAIIIASIGIYNTMTMAVTERAPDIGIMKAIGASPSVIKRIFLIESSYIGLLGALFGTMVAYGISYIVNLALPMILGSVFDENPPEGLMFSYIPWSLPLICVGICLFVTILSGMRPAQRATNVDVLKAMRREV, encoded by the coding sequence ATGAAATTTAAGGACCAGTTCCAGTTTGTAAGACAAAATATGAAGAAAAATAAGACTCGTATTTTTATGACCATTTTAGCAACAGCTATGGGGTGTACTTTCTTAATTGTCCTGGCTTCTGTAGGATTTGGCTTGCATAAGTCCATTGTAAAGGATGTCACTGAGCAAAGAATGGTTACGCAAATTGATATTTATGGTAAGGAGGAACCAGAAAAAGGCTACCGCCAAATTAGTGATCAAGATATAGATTACTTTGAGAATATCGAAAATGTAAAGGCAGTTACCCGAAGAACTACATTACAGCAATCGGGGGCTTATGAGATTGACGGTTATAAGACAGATGCTCAAGCATTGGTTGCTCATATGCCTTCCGAGTTAGCGGCAGGCTTCGAACTTTCAGAGGGCAGATTACCTGAAAGTGATAATGAAATTGTTGTAGGGTACGATTTTGTTCAATTTTTAACACCTAATGATCTTTCCCCTGAAGAGGTATTTGATGAAACGGGTAAGGTGAAGGAAGAATATAAATACCCTAACAGTTTATTAGGTAAAGAGGTACAATTAACAGTTTTTCAAAATATTGAAGGGAAAGAAGTACAAGAAGTATTTCCTTTAACGGTTGTTGGTGTTGGGGTAAACCCAACAAGAGAATGGGCCCTTGATCGTAATGTGTTCATCTCTGAAGCGATGTTAACAAAGATTGAAGAGTTTACCGGTACACCTAATGGAATGGTTAATCCTCCTGATGGAAGCGGAATCCCAGCACCAGTTTTTTCAGAAGAACGATCATATGATGAAGTAAAAATCTATGCCAAAAACATGGAAGCCATAGAAGGAATTACTGAACAATTAGAAGCAAAGCACTATGGTGCGTATTCCGTGGTCAGTGAACTTAAACAGGTAAACATGTTGTTTAATATTATGAAGGCGGGTCTTATTTTTATCGGAACAATTGCCATTATCATTGCTTCGATTGGTATTTACAATACAATGACGATGGCTGTAACTGAACGAGCACCTGACATTGGAATTATGAAGGCAATCGGAGCTAGTCCATCAGTGATTAAGAGGATCTTCTTAATCGAAAGTAGTTATATAGGTCTTCTCGGTGCTTTATTTGGAACTATGGTAGCTTATGGGATTAGTTATATCGTGAATCTTGCTCTACCAATGATTCTTGGTAGTGTATTTGATGAAAATCCACCTGAGGGTCTAATGTTCTCTTATATTCCTTGGTCACTGCCACTCATTTGTGTTGGGATTTGTTTGTTCGTCACTATTCTTTCAGGAATGAGACCAGCCCAAAGAGCAACAAATGTAGATGTTTTAAAGGCAATGAGAAGAGAAGTTTAA
- a CDS encoding HAMP domain-containing protein, giving the protein MFRKRPSLLKLSNLKIGWKFGIALGLSIALFCASAVIIFFQIQEVKTELASLENKSNNSIIITEIASLIRSKDARIADYLSSPKEAYIEEFKEIDESLTLFLVELKPQLTSNEEIVLLGNIDKADEDINALFLNSIVPAIKSGDQSKALLNRGKTQILRSGVVKNLEDLRSILDNQRDTAMKQVSKSLDNAITILLIAIALSTVLGILIVYLINRIVHKNLNSVIKMAKEISEGNLTIDANSYTGKDEIGQLSSAMNVMLVSLRDMVSKISNVSETVTSQSEELTQSANEVKEGSRQVAATMQELSAGSESQANDSSELSEAMSTFIDKITVANTNGQLIHDSSNFVLKLTKDGSQLMDSSVQQMNSIDEIFNVAVNKVKGLDKHSKEISTLVGVIKAIADQTNLLALNAAIEAARAGEHGKGFAVVADEVRKLAEQVSVSVSDITGIVAGIQKESGEVVSSLEEGYHQVEKGSEQIQATGQTFETINQSVLEMVTRIQDVSNNLIDIVSSSEQMSKSIINIASVSEESAAGVEQTSASIQQTTSSMEEIAGSADQLSMLAEELNSQIRRFKLS; this is encoded by the coding sequence ATGTTCAGAAAAAGACCAAGCCTTTTAAAGCTTAGTAATCTTAAAATAGGCTGGAAATTTGGGATAGCCCTTGGTTTATCAATTGCTTTATTCTGTGCTTCAGCCGTCATTATTTTTTTCCAAATCCAAGAAGTAAAGACTGAACTAGCTTCACTAGAAAACAAGAGTAATAACTCAATCATTATAACTGAAATCGCTTCTTTAATCCGTTCAAAAGATGCCCGTATCGCAGATTACTTAAGTAGCCCTAAGGAAGCTTATATTGAGGAGTTTAAAGAAATTGATGAGTCGCTGACATTATTTCTAGTAGAGTTAAAGCCACAGCTAACTTCAAATGAAGAGATTGTCCTCCTAGGTAATATTGACAAAGCGGATGAAGATATTAATGCACTCTTTTTAAATTCTATCGTTCCAGCAATAAAAAGTGGGGACCAATCTAAAGCATTATTAAATCGTGGAAAAACACAAATACTCCGAAGTGGAGTAGTGAAAAATCTAGAAGATTTACGTAGTATCTTGGATAACCAACGTGATACAGCTATGAAACAGGTTTCTAAAAGTTTAGACAATGCAATTACAATTCTACTTATTGCAATCGCTCTATCTACAGTACTAGGTATTTTAATTGTTTATTTAATCAACCGTATCGTTCATAAAAATCTAAACAGTGTCATAAAAATGGCCAAGGAAATTTCCGAGGGTAACCTAACTATTGACGCAAATAGCTATACAGGTAAGGATGAAATCGGCCAACTTAGTTCAGCTATGAATGTTATGTTGGTTAGCTTAAGAGACATGGTTTCAAAAATCTCTAACGTCTCCGAAACAGTAACAAGTCAAAGTGAAGAATTGACACAATCAGCAAATGAAGTAAAAGAAGGAAGCAGACAGGTTGCGGCTACTATGCAAGAGCTTTCTGCCGGTTCTGAATCACAAGCCAATGATTCATCTGAACTTTCAGAAGCCATGTCTACCTTTATTGATAAAATCACAGTTGCAAATACAAACGGTCAACTTATTCATGATTCGTCAAACTTTGTCCTAAAGCTTACTAAAGATGGTAGTCAGTTGATGGATTCTTCTGTCCAACAAATGAATTCCATCGATGAAATCTTTAATGTTGCGGTGAACAAAGTAAAAGGACTTGATAAACATTCTAAAGAAATTTCAACTCTTGTTGGTGTAATTAAAGCAATCGCTGACCAAACAAACCTACTTGCATTAAACGCTGCCATCGAAGCAGCAAGAGCTGGTGAACATGGTAAAGGCTTCGCCGTTGTAGCAGATGAGGTTCGTAAATTAGCTGAACAGGTTTCGGTTTCAGTTTCCGATATCACTGGAATTGTTGCAGGTATTCAAAAGGAATCCGGAGAAGTTGTATCTTCCCTTGAAGAAGGCTATCATCAAGTTGAAAAAGGCTCTGAACAAATCCAAGCTACAGGTCAAACATTTGAGACTATTAATCAATCTGTACTAGAGATGGTTACTAGAATCCAAGATGTTTCCAACAATTTAATAGACATTGTAAGTAGCAGTGAACAAATGAGTAAATCCATTATAAACATTGCATCAGTATCTGAAGAATCAGCGGCAGGAGTTGAACAAACCTCTGCATCCATTCAACAAACAACTAGTTCAATGGAGGAAATCGCAGGAAGTGCTGATCAGTTATCAATGTTAGCCGAAGAACTTAATAGCCAGATACGTAGATTTAAACTTTCATAA
- a CDS encoding MFS transporter → MSKKIILYTKAFSDLGTFMDLIVLNVVMYAATGSTVWLAATMAVRTLGGVLSSLFSGILADRYDRRKIMIYTDIFRAIIILLLIPFPNPIMILCVAFLIGLSSTFFMVSFNSEVPQIFGQDKVLETNALISRLTSISLVAGFIGAGVITDFLGYNATLLIDALTYLLSAAVLFKVKWDSGNPKKAAALASGFKQKLKSIGDDLKEVYSYIMIAPMLLMVNIVFLIGAFAGSSHNLGIPLLAEDIDSTRQGFYYGMIWGIWGIGSVVATMIIPKIKWLHGDRLFYSAFISAILMSVGFIVFLSNLNLWIIFPFAFFTGVFDATFTTLHSTILQKTDNHIRGRIFGVGMLLKSLGFALGFVVAPILLETLTLPKMVWVLHGTLITATIVIALITLNLKTKAKSLPPVKPSI, encoded by the coding sequence ATGAGCAAAAAAATAATTCTCTATACGAAAGCCTTCTCTGATCTAGGAACTTTTATGGACCTAATTGTTTTAAATGTTGTAATGTATGCTGCAACAGGCAGTACAGTTTGGCTTGCTGCTACTATGGCTGTCAGAACACTTGGAGGTGTATTATCCAGTCTTTTTTCAGGGATATTAGCCGACAGATATGACCGTCGTAAAATTATGATTTACACTGATATTTTTCGTGCCATTATCATCCTTCTATTAATTCCATTTCCTAACCCAATAATGATCTTATGCGTAGCCTTTTTAATCGGCCTATCAAGTACATTCTTTATGGTTAGTTTCAACTCTGAAGTACCACAAATTTTTGGCCAAGATAAAGTCCTTGAAACAAATGCACTTATCTCAAGGCTTACATCCATCAGCCTTGTTGCCGGCTTCATTGGTGCTGGAGTTATCACTGATTTCCTCGGCTACAACGCAACTTTATTGATTGACGCTCTCACCTATCTGTTATCAGCTGCAGTTCTTTTTAAAGTTAAATGGGATTCCGGAAATCCCAAAAAAGCAGCTGCTTTGGCTAGTGGTTTCAAACAAAAACTAAAGAGCATCGGTGATGATTTAAAAGAGGTTTATTCCTATATAATGATTGCCCCGATGTTGCTTATGGTTAACATTGTCTTCCTAATTGGTGCTTTTGCTGGTAGCTCACACAATCTTGGCATTCCTCTGCTGGCTGAAGATATAGATTCTACTCGTCAAGGATTCTACTATGGGATGATTTGGGGAATATGGGGGATTGGGTCAGTTGTGGCAACCATGATTATCCCTAAGATAAAGTGGTTACATGGGGATCGCTTATTTTATAGTGCTTTCATATCCGCTATCCTTATGTCTGTAGGATTTATTGTCTTTTTATCAAACCTTAACCTATGGATTATTTTTCCGTTTGCTTTCTTTACAGGGGTGTTTGATGCAACATTTACAACGCTCCACTCAACAATACTACAAAAAACAGATAATCATATAAGAGGGAGAATCTTTGGAGTTGGAATGCTATTAAAATCACTAGGTTTCGCATTAGGATTTGTTGTAGCACCTATTCTATTAGAAACTCTTACTCTACCAAAAATGGTATGGGTATTGCACGGGACATTAATCACAGCAACTATCGTTATTGCCTTAATTACACTAAATCTAAAAACAAAAGCGAAATCCCTTCCACCAGTTAAACCTAGTATATAA
- a CDS encoding AAA family ATPase, which translates to MNKGKIIYLNGVSSSGKTSLSKELTKLLQDYFHFSIDDFDYIIEKMEDRQNSRLIPIATEIFYHQTIKMFSDQGVNLLIDDVLHNELSLKSATVTLQDYPVLFVGVHCPLEELERRERERGNRTIGQAKRQLDFVHQNGETYDVEVDTFLEMIDACTNRIVMAVDQNLFSHGWQTTCEQLKISE; encoded by the coding sequence ATGAATAAAGGAAAGATTATCTATTTAAATGGAGTCTCGAGTTCGGGTAAAACGAGCTTAAGCAAAGAGTTAACCAAGCTTCTTCAAGATTACTTTCATTTCTCAATCGATGATTTTGATTATATCATCGAAAAAATGGAGGATCGTCAGAATAGTAGGTTGATTCCAATTGCAACCGAAATTTTTTATCATCAAACAATTAAGATGTTCTCTGATCAAGGTGTAAATCTACTAATAGATGATGTTTTACATAACGAGTTAAGTTTGAAAAGTGCTACTGTAACATTACAAGATTATCCAGTACTGTTTGTTGGGGTTCATTGTCCATTAGAAGAATTAGAGCGACGTGAACGCGAACGTGGCAATCGAACAATAGGGCAAGCGAAACGCCAGTTGGACTTTGTGCATCAAAATGGAGAAACGTATGATGTTGAGGTAGATACGTTTCTTGAGATGATAGATGCTTGTACTAATCGAATCGTGATGGCTGTTGATCAAAATCTTTTTTCGCATGGATGGCAGACGACATGTGAGCAACTAAAGATTAGTGAATAA
- a CDS encoding GNAT family N-acetyltransferase: protein MNIQIKLLQLDDANLLYQFEKENKEYFETMVPSRGQEYYVFDHFLKQLHSLLDEQAEGLSYFYLIKSVNGEIVGRINLVDIEDSTGHLGYRVGEKYLGRGIASQAVRELLSTTTIREINAKTTSNNFASQRVLERNQFSLVTKDLEAISLNNQVVDFYHYRWER from the coding sequence ATGAATATTCAGATTAAATTATTGCAATTAGATGATGCAAACTTGCTATATCAGTTTGAAAAGGAGAACAAGGAATATTTCGAAACAATGGTACCTAGTCGTGGGCAAGAATATTACGTGTTTGATCATTTTTTAAAACAGTTACATTCCCTCCTTGATGAACAGGCAGAGGGTTTATCTTATTTCTATCTAATAAAAAGTGTAAACGGTGAGATTGTGGGTCGAATAAATTTAGTCGATATTGAAGATAGCACAGGACACTTAGGCTATCGAGTAGGGGAAAAATATCTAGGCAGAGGTATAGCTTCCCAAGCGGTAAGAGAGTTATTATCAACAACCACCATTAGGGAAATCAATGCAAAGACAACGAGTAATAACTTTGCTTCACAACGTGTGTTAGAAAGAAATCAGTTCAGCCTTGTAACAAAAGATCTTGAGGCAATCTCATTGAATAATCAGGTTGTTGATTTTTATCATTATCGTTGGGAAAGATAA
- a CDS encoding GNAT family N-acetyltransferase: MLTAQQLQDIESLQKVCESHDNIKLKLNWDMLRSRGSQEPEDFFKYESSLLVGFIGIYGFGDKVELCGMVHPDFRNNGIFTKLFQQAIEVCKNQGYERILLNAPADSASASEFLKKLPCIYSISEYQMKYNHSPLERSNDVVLRKASSLEDKVTAIELDMMCFGMPEEAATSFNDRILDEGTHYIIEVDGKKVGKIRVYREQGDSWIYSFAVYPEFQGKGIGRKALTLVVLDEANHVENIYLEVEIKNERALGLYESCGFEQFQTQDYYVYKG, encoded by the coding sequence ATGCTAACAGCTCAACAATTACAAGACATTGAATCCCTTCAAAAAGTTTGTGAATCGCATGACAATATTAAACTAAAATTAAATTGGGATATGCTACGTTCAAGAGGTAGTCAAGAACCTGAAGACTTCTTCAAGTATGAATCCTCTTTACTAGTAGGTTTCATCGGAATCTATGGATTTGGTGACAAAGTTGAGCTATGTGGAATGGTTCACCCGGATTTTAGAAACAACGGCATCTTTACCAAACTTTTTCAACAAGCAATTGAAGTTTGTAAAAATCAAGGGTATGAGCGAATCCTACTGAATGCACCGGCGGATTCAGCTTCAGCAAGTGAGTTTTTAAAGAAATTACCGTGCATCTATTCTATTTCTGAATACCAAATGAAATACAACCATTCTCCTTTAGAACGTAGCAATGACGTAGTATTGAGGAAAGCTTCTTCTCTCGAGGATAAAGTAACTGCTATCGAGTTAGATATGATGTGCTTCGGAATGCCTGAAGAAGCAGCAACATCTTTTAATGACAGAATACTAGATGAAGGCACACATTATATTATTGAAGTGGACGGAAAAAAGGTTGGGAAAATTCGAGTTTATCGTGAACAAGGGGATAGCTGGATTTACAGTTTCGCTGTTTACCCTGAATTCCAGGGAAAAGGAATTGGACGAAAAGCATTAACCCTCGTTGTCTTAGATGAAGCAAACCATGTTGAAAATATTTACTTAGAGGTTGAAATAAAAAATGAACGTGCACTAGGATTATATGAATCCTGTGGATTTGAACAATTCCAAACTCAGGATTACTATGTGTATAAAGGTTAA
- a CDS encoding DUF3817 domain-containing protein: protein MLHTPLGRFRTMGFLEGGSLLFLVFIAMPLKYFLDMPEVVSVVGAIHGGLFVLYVFVIAYTTYKIRWSLKWVFSAFIVAFIPFGNIVLDSQLKKHNF, encoded by the coding sequence ATGTTACATACACCGTTAGGCCGCTTTAGAACGATGGGGTTTCTTGAAGGGGGTTCTCTTCTTTTTCTTGTCTTTATTGCGATGCCTCTAAAGTATTTCTTAGACATGCCTGAGGTTGTGAGCGTTGTTGGTGCTATTCATGGTGGGCTATTTGTTCTTTATGTATTTGTTATAGCCTATACAACCTATAAAATCCGTTGGTCATTAAAATGGGTATTTAGTGCATTCATCGTAGCCTTTATTCCGTTTGGAAACATTGTTCTTGATTCACAGCTAAAAAAACATAACTTTTAA